A single region of the Lotus japonicus ecotype B-129 chromosome 4, LjGifu_v1.2 genome encodes:
- the LOC130710130 gene encoding 60S ribosomal protein L27-like — MVKFLKPNKAVILLQGRYAGKKAVIVKTFDDGTHGRPYGHCLVAGIKKYPSKVIKKDSAKKTGKKSRVKAFMKLVNYQHLMPTRYTLDVDLKDAVSTNALVSKDQKVTALKETKKRFEERFKTGKNRWFFTKLRF, encoded by the coding sequence ATGGTGAAGTTTCTGAAGCCAAACAAGGCCGTGATCCTGCTACAGGGTCGCTACGCCGGCAAGAAGGCGGTGATCGTGAAAACCTTCGACGACGGAACGCACGGCCGCCCCTACGGCCACTGTCTCGTCGCCGGAATCAAGAAGTACCCGAGCAAGGTGATCAAGAAGGACTCGGCGAAGAAGACGGGGAAGAAATCGCGCGTGAAGGCGTTCATGAAGCTCGTGAACTACCAGCATCTCATGCCCACGCGCTACACCCTCGATGTCGACCTCAAGGACGCAGTCTCCACTAACGCCCTCGTTTCCAAGGACCAGAAGGTTACTGCTCTCAAGGAGACTAAGAAGCGATTTGAGGAGAGATTCAAAACTGGTAAGAATAGGTGGTTCTTCACCAAGCTCAGGTTCTGA